A single window of Parabacteroides sp. FAFU027 DNA harbors:
- a CDS encoding heparinase II/III family protein, which translates to MKKLSFISVGIFISILTIASQKIKHPSMVFTPDRIQQAKQGIKEDPKMAKAWDEIRQNADAALSKNDLLQTDYLALAYLMTNDKKYAEKTKSILLSSVRGKAWSSSDEMLIRKPAWRSDLKLSEKCKISAIAFDGIYNTLSVDERKEIAQGLYKFGVEPSLGDWLLEPTRIHSLNTMGHNWWTACAGMGGLLATSIEDEVPEAGKAAAKLYGQLPEWFSFAGDVLQNKMKTFDENGGMYESVNYANFGISEALLFRLSWQNAHPTVKPNEIPELAKIPDFFMHVCYPRTGILYNVYFGDGRANPSAENTLMFLYALGQKNKNILWYLNHVSDGQNREGYYRNTPVGFLYFPDSKNAPDVPQLNSSQIFPDFGWATFRNSWEKNATMLAVKSGHTWNHSHADANSFIIFHKGDKIIKEAGNCSYPNPEYKDYFFQSQAHNVVLFNGEGQPTTQQYEGSMLDGHLSSRIDAGNIKYILANGTGPYSDNFSRNFRHFLWIDNVIYILDDLKTYKSGKFEWLWHTEGEVKKSGIDLNVTNKNASVVIRPIYPEYLAPSAFLHDYPTFSYVQELQGPTEDLKGKETYYSFKYPVESNRIKGLTAIILKDSVNEKALPKMERIEGKDWIGVRVRNKGKITDIIINQLADGRLMHSNSWIWAEGWETDAYMFAVTYPENAKPEEASQYFIAYGSALRRNGESYFGSLSKLFVVQKNEGKKVELTVEGQPLINATFCSPIKPASLILNGKSADVHYESKQLTVQLDSRK; encoded by the coding sequence ATGAAAAAGCTAAGTTTTATATCTGTAGGGATATTTATTTCAATTCTCACAATTGCGTCTCAAAAGATAAAGCATCCCTCCATGGTCTTTACTCCAGACCGTATTCAGCAGGCGAAACAGGGTATAAAAGAAGACCCCAAAATGGCAAAAGCCTGGGACGAAATCAGGCAGAATGCTGATGCTGCTTTGAGTAAAAATGATTTGCTTCAAACGGATTATCTGGCATTGGCTTATTTGATGACCAATGACAAAAAATATGCAGAGAAGACAAAATCCATATTGTTGAGCTCCGTCAGAGGAAAAGCCTGGAGCAGCAGCGATGAGATGTTGATTCGCAAACCAGCCTGGCGCTCAGATTTGAAACTATCCGAAAAATGCAAAATCAGTGCGATAGCCTTCGATGGGATTTATAATACGTTGTCGGTTGATGAACGGAAAGAAATTGCTCAGGGTCTTTATAAATTTGGTGTTGAACCATCCCTGGGGGATTGGTTGCTGGAACCGACACGGATACATTCGCTCAATACGATGGGACACAACTGGTGGACGGCTTGTGCCGGCATGGGCGGATTGTTGGCAACAAGTATTGAAGATGAGGTTCCGGAGGCGGGAAAGGCTGCGGCAAAACTGTATGGACAGTTGCCGGAATGGTTCTCCTTTGCCGGAGACGTGCTACAAAATAAAATGAAAACGTTTGATGAAAACGGCGGGATGTATGAAAGTGTCAACTATGCCAATTTTGGTATCAGTGAAGCTCTGTTGTTTCGTTTAAGCTGGCAAAATGCCCATCCGACGGTAAAGCCCAACGAGATTCCCGAATTGGCAAAGATTCCTGATTTCTTCATGCATGTCTGTTATCCCCGTACCGGAATCCTCTACAATGTCTATTTCGGAGACGGTAGAGCAAATCCATCGGCTGAAAATACATTGATGTTTTTGTATGCACTCGGACAAAAGAACAAAAATATTTTGTGGTACCTGAACCATGTATCCGATGGTCAGAATCGGGAAGGATATTACAGGAATACCCCTGTCGGATTCCTCTATTTCCCTGATAGTAAGAATGCACCGGATGTGCCGCAGCTGAACAGTTCCCAAATTTTCCCGGATTTCGGATGGGCGACTTTTCGCAATTCCTGGGAAAAGAATGCGACCATGCTGGCCGTCAAAAGTGGCCACACGTGGAATCACTCCCATGCTGATGCCAACTCATTTATCATATTCCATAAAGGCGATAAGATAATCAAGGAGGCGGGGAACTGCTCTTACCCTAATCCGGAATATAAAGACTATTTTTTCCAAAGCCAGGCTCACAATGTGGTATTATTCAATGGTGAAGGTCAGCCCACGACCCAGCAATACGAAGGCTCAATGCTTGACGGGCACCTTTCATCCCGGATTGACGCCGGCAATATCAAGTATATTTTGGCAAATGGTACCGGTCCGTATTCGGATAATTTTAGCCGGAATTTCCGCCATTTTCTCTGGATAGACAATGTCATTTATATCCTTGACGATTTGAAAACGTACAAGTCAGGAAAGTTTGAATGGCTGTGGCATACGGAAGGTGAAGTAAAGAAATCAGGAATTGATTTGAATGTCACCAACAAAAATGCATCGGTCGTTATTCGTCCCATTTATCCTGAATACCTTGCTCCGTCAGCTTTTCTCCACGATTACCCGACTTTCTCGTATGTGCAGGAATTGCAGGGTCCGACCGAAGACCTGAAAGGTAAAGAGACCTACTATTCGTTTAAATATCCGGTAGAATCGAACCGCATAAAAGGATTGACAGCGATAATCCTCAAAGATTCGGTCAATGAAAAGGCATTGCCCAAAATGGAACGCATCGAAGGCAAAGACTGGATAGGAGTAAGGGTAAGAAACAAAGGCAAGATAACGGATATTATCATCAATCAATTGGCTGACGGACGATTGATGCACTCCAATTCCTGGATTTGGGCTGAAGGCTGGGAGACTGATGCTTATATGTTTGCGGTTACTTATCCTGAAAATGCTAAGCCGGAAGAGGCATCTCAATACTTTATTGCTTACGGTAGCGCTCTGAGACGGAATGGCGAATCGTACTTCGGCTCTCTTTCCAAGTTGTTTGTTGTTCAGAAAAATGAGGGGAAGAAAGTCGAATTGACAGTTGAAGGCCAACCCTTGATAAATGCAACTTTTTGTAGTCCGATCAAACCAGCTTCACTGATTTTGAATGGTAAAAGCGCCGACGTTCATTATGAAAGCAAGCAACTCACTGTACAGCTAGATAGTAGGAAATGA
- a CDS encoding glycoside hydrolase family 97 protein — MNYRITALLPHNVKNYNLFEPMTSIPKALLPILLLSFSLQLFAQIKTPVSIEAPDKMIKAEFSVDEQGNLLYQISCFGKKALTWSSLGLNTNVGILGENTIITASKVNSVNEKFHWTLGENDIINNHYNELTLSCVSSGKPFDMIVRVFNGAVAFRYKVSKSLNTDGNRIYGELTSFHLPKSTTIYQYNQESVFTPMLVDTMPKTCDFPATLRTSDFYYSIGEAENNWYTKAELKKGNESNSLTVAYVRDKEVVAQNEFATPWRTVAISKTAIGLHEFADLYLKLNSTTVKDVPSWIKPGKLIRSQLNTQSGLDCIDFAVKHNLQYIMFDAGWYGHEFRSSSDPTQVIEQMDLPKIISYGKEKGVGVILYVNKVGLYAKLDTILPLYKKWGVAGFKFGFVDGLSQQGISWLDQAIRKVEHYGFILDIHDNYKPTGLSRKYPALLTQEGIRGDENRPDAFHTTTLPFTRFLAGPADFTFCYPNSRESFSKNLKVTKAHQLALSVVYFSPLQSLYWYGKPLDYKNDGEIEFFDQVPTVWTESHYLTGEIGENISVARRSGDTWFMGSVTGLKDWKGRIKLDFLKPGVKYEATVYEDNGNESIRKTTLRVKNGDLFSLDLKAKSGQAVIIRQAK, encoded by the coding sequence ATGAACTACCGCATCACGGCACTATTGCCGCATAATGTTAAGAATTATAATTTATTTGAACCAATGACATCTATACCCAAAGCACTTCTACCTATCTTGCTGTTGAGCTTTTCTCTTCAGCTTTTTGCTCAAATAAAGACGCCTGTTTCCATTGAAGCCCCGGATAAAATGATAAAGGCGGAGTTTTCTGTCGATGAACAGGGTAACCTTCTGTATCAAATCTCTTGTTTTGGAAAAAAAGCCTTAACCTGGTCTTCGCTTGGATTGAATACCAATGTCGGTATTTTAGGTGAAAATACAATCATAACTGCAAGCAAAGTAAATTCGGTCAATGAGAAATTTCACTGGACTTTAGGAGAAAACGATATAATCAACAACCATTACAATGAGCTTACTTTATCCTGTGTTTCGTCAGGGAAACCTTTTGATATGATTGTCCGGGTATTTAACGGCGCTGTTGCATTCCGATATAAAGTTTCAAAATCGTTGAATACCGATGGAAATCGTATTTATGGAGAACTGACATCCTTTCATTTACCCAAATCAACTACTATCTATCAGTACAATCAGGAGTCGGTATTTACTCCGATGCTGGTTGATACAATGCCAAAGACTTGTGATTTCCCTGCGACGTTACGAACTTCCGACTTCTACTACAGCATAGGAGAAGCAGAGAACAACTGGTACACCAAAGCCGAGCTTAAAAAAGGCAATGAATCGAATTCATTGACCGTCGCTTATGTGCGGGATAAAGAAGTTGTGGCTCAAAATGAGTTTGCAACACCCTGGCGCACTGTGGCTATTTCCAAAACAGCCATTGGCCTGCATGAATTTGCTGATTTATATCTGAAACTCAATTCAACCACTGTAAAAGACGTTCCTTCATGGATTAAGCCAGGTAAACTGATCCGTTCGCAGTTGAATACTCAGTCAGGACTCGATTGCATTGACTTTGCTGTGAAACATAACCTGCAATACATTATGTTTGACGCCGGATGGTACGGGCATGAATTTCGCTCCTCTTCCGACCCGACTCAGGTTATAGAGCAGATGGATTTGCCGAAAATTATCAGTTACGGAAAAGAAAAAGGAGTAGGTGTGATTCTTTACGTGAATAAAGTGGGCCTTTATGCCAAACTCGATACCATTTTGCCCTTATATAAGAAATGGGGTGTGGCCGGCTTTAAATTCGGTTTTGTGGACGGACTATCCCAGCAGGGAATCAGCTGGCTTGATCAGGCTATTCGTAAAGTAGAACATTATGGATTTATTCTGGATATTCACGATAATTACAAGCCAACCGGTCTGAGTCGTAAATATCCAGCATTGCTTACCCAGGAGGGGATTCGCGGCGATGAGAATCGTCCGGATGCTTTTCATACAACTACTTTGCCATTTACCCGGTTTCTGGCAGGTCCGGCTGATTTTACCTTCTGCTATCCCAATTCCCGCGAAAGTTTCAGCAAAAACCTGAAGGTGACCAAGGCTCATCAGTTGGCATTGTCTGTGGTCTACTTCAGTCCGCTTCAGTCTCTCTACTGGTATGGAAAACCGTTGGATTATAAAAATGACGGAGAAATTGAGTTTTTTGATCAGGTACCTACCGTTTGGACAGAATCGCACTATCTTACCGGTGAAATAGGGGAGAATATCTCCGTAGCGCGTCGAAGTGGCGATACCTGGTTTATGGGTAGTGTAACCGGGCTGAAAGACTGGAAAGGCAGGATAAAACTTGATTTTCTGAAACCGGGAGTAAAGTACGAAGCAACCGTCTATGAAGATAATGGAAACGAAAGTATTCGTAAGACAACGCTTCGTGTGAAAAATGGGGATTTATTCTCATTGGATCTTAAAGCTAAGAGTGGCCAGGCTGTGATTATTCGTCAGGCTAAATAA
- a CDS encoding family 43 glycosylhydrolase, whose translation MKKRILGILFFSAFIVCVFAQKREIIQPGEIWPDVDGNHIQAHGGGIIKIKKTYFWYGEQRSQGLDSKYRYVSCYSSEDLINWKFRGNVLKMLPPDSMASNWILERPKVYYNQKTNKYVMYFHLDDAKYRTAQVGIAVCNKPDGDFKYVRRFRPLGCQSRDIGQFIDDDGSAYLVFEDRPTGFHIAKLSDDYMDIVKDMTIVKAHMEGGAIVHYEGLYYSIGSELTGWRANPNKYATAPSLEGPWTEFKDIAPAATNTYGSQSTMLIKVVGSKKTTVIFMGDQWRPKTQWDSRYLWMPLEIGNGKLILPQPNPWKINLKTGEATGL comes from the coding sequence ATGAAGAAAAGAATCTTAGGGATTTTATTTTTTAGTGCATTCATTGTGTGCGTATTTGCGCAGAAAAGAGAAATAATACAACCGGGTGAAATATGGCCAGATGTAGATGGTAACCATATTCAGGCTCATGGCGGTGGTATTATAAAAATAAAAAAGACATATTTTTGGTATGGAGAGCAGCGTTCTCAGGGATTAGATTCAAAATACAGGTATGTAAGTTGTTATTCTTCTGAGGATCTTATAAACTGGAAATTTAGAGGAAATGTTCTAAAAATGTTACCACCGGATTCAATGGCTTCAAACTGGATTTTAGAAAGACCGAAAGTCTATTACAATCAAAAGACCAATAAGTATGTCATGTATTTCCACCTAGATGATGCCAAATACCGGACAGCTCAAGTGGGTATAGCAGTATGTAATAAACCTGATGGTGATTTTAAATATGTACGTCGTTTTCGTCCTCTTGGATGCCAGAGTCGGGATATTGGCCAGTTTATTGATGATGACGGTTCGGCATATCTGGTATTTGAAGACCGTCCTACCGGCTTCCATATTGCGAAATTATCAGATGATTATATGGACATCGTGAAGGATATGACAATAGTGAAAGCCCACATGGAAGGAGGAGCAATCGTGCATTATGAAGGCTTGTATTACTCGATCGGTTCGGAATTGACTGGTTGGAGAGCCAATCCGAACAAGTATGCTACGGCTCCATCTCTGGAGGGTCCCTGGACTGAATTTAAAGATATTGCACCAGCGGCAACGAATACTTATGGTTCGCAATCCACAATGTTAATAAAAGTAGTGGGTTCTAAAAAAACAACGGTGATTTTTATGGGGGATCAGTGGAGGCCTAAAACTCAATGGGATTCCCGCTATCTTTGGATGCCATTAGAAATAGGAAATGGAAAATTGATTCTTCCACAACCTAACCCCTGGAAAATTAATTTAAAAACCGGTGAAGCTACTGGTCTATAG
- a CDS encoding glycoside hydrolase family 127 protein: MKYTSRFFAIILLSLFLPKTKAQSHYPGQHKGKMALTDKFTPKVSNFDLQDVRLLDSPFKENLERSTKWMLSIPVNSLLHSFRTNAGIFSGNEGGYFVAKKLGGWESLDCDLRGHTTGHILSALAMAYGSTGNEAFKIKADSLLKGLAEVQEVLNQDGYLSAFPQNLIDRAIAGQRVWAPWYTLHKIYSGLIDQYLYCDNKMALDVVKKMSGWAYNKLSKLTPEQRKTMLRNEFGGMNDTFYNLYAVTGNPHDKWLAEFFYHEDVLDPLKKGEDILNPKHANTFIPKLIGLSRDLEIEGDKGQNQIADFFWNIMIDHHSFCTGSNSDKEHFFQPDTQSKHLTGYTGESCNVYNTLKLTRHLFSWNPDVKYMDYYERALYNHILGQQDPTTSMVAYFLPMLPGAHKLYSTPDSSFWCCVGTSFESQNKFGEEIYTYNNKGVMVNLFIPSVLTWKEKGLTLRQETNYPAGETTHLTVENAPSGKMTIAIRYPAWAVWGATVKVNGKKVKLSQKTGTYIELSQNWKKGDKIEVTYAMKLHVVPTPDNANKAAIGYGPIILAGEMGTKGMVPPAPHSDPKKYNDYYTYNFNVPSDLVHELTLDRNNLDKYIKPVAGADRLTFQTVKEGIRLEPLYRVHRQRYVVYWDLK, from the coding sequence ATGAAGTACACTTCCCGTTTTTTTGCAATCATTTTACTCTCTCTCTTCTTGCCTAAAACAAAGGCACAATCTCACTATCCCGGTCAACACAAAGGGAAAATGGCATTGACTGACAAGTTTACCCCTAAAGTATCCAATTTCGATTTGCAGGACGTCCGCTTGCTCGATAGTCCGTTTAAAGAAAATCTGGAGCGTAGTACCAAGTGGATGCTCTCCATTCCCGTTAATTCCTTGTTGCACTCGTTTCGCACGAATGCAGGGATATTTAGTGGCAACGAAGGCGGTTATTTCGTGGCGAAAAAACTGGGAGGCTGGGAGTCATTGGACTGTGACCTGCGTGGCCATACCACCGGACATATCCTATCCGCTTTGGCGATGGCTTATGGCTCGACAGGCAACGAAGCGTTTAAAATCAAAGCAGACAGCCTGTTGAAAGGATTGGCCGAAGTGCAGGAGGTGCTTAACCAGGATGGTTACCTGAGCGCTTTTCCACAGAATCTGATTGACCGTGCGATTGCCGGACAACGTGTGTGGGCACCGTGGTACACACTGCATAAAATCTACTCTGGGTTGATTGACCAGTATCTCTATTGCGATAACAAAATGGCGTTGGATGTTGTGAAAAAGATGTCCGGCTGGGCATACAACAAACTCAGCAAGCTTACGCCCGAACAACGCAAAACGATGCTTCGCAATGAGTTTGGCGGAATGAACGATACTTTTTACAACCTTTATGCCGTTACCGGCAATCCGCACGACAAGTGGTTGGCAGAGTTTTTCTACCACGAAGATGTGCTTGACCCGCTTAAGAAAGGCGAAGATATCCTTAATCCCAAACATGCTAATACCTTTATTCCAAAGTTGATCGGACTTAGCCGGGATCTGGAAATAGAAGGAGATAAAGGGCAGAATCAGATTGCCGACTTCTTTTGGAATATTATGATTGACCATCATTCGTTTTGTACCGGCAGTAACAGCGATAAAGAACATTTTTTCCAGCCTGATACGCAATCCAAACACCTGACCGGTTACACCGGTGAGTCGTGTAATGTTTATAATACTTTGAAACTGACCCGTCACCTGTTTTCGTGGAATCCCGATGTGAAATACATGGATTATTACGAACGAGCTTTGTATAACCACATATTGGGACAGCAAGACCCTACCACTTCGATGGTTGCCTATTTCTTGCCGATGTTGCCGGGTGCGCACAAGCTTTATAGCACACCGGATAGTTCGTTCTGGTGTTGTGTGGGGACTTCATTTGAAAGTCAGAATAAATTCGGGGAGGAAATTTATACTTACAATAATAAAGGGGTAATGGTTAATCTTTTTATCCCTTCCGTATTGACCTGGAAAGAAAAAGGGCTGACCCTTCGTCAGGAAACCAATTATCCCGCAGGGGAAACCACCCATCTGACTGTGGAGAATGCCCCTTCTGGTAAAATGACCATCGCCATCCGTTATCCGGCCTGGGCGGTATGGGGCGCTACCGTTAAGGTGAATGGTAAAAAGGTGAAACTGTCTCAAAAAACGGGCACTTATATTGAATTATCCCAGAACTGGAAAAAGGGGGATAAGATAGAGGTGACTTATGCCATGAAACTGCATGTAGTTCCAACTCCCGATAATGCCAATAAAGCGGCCATTGGTTACGGCCCGATTATTTTGGCAGGTGAAATGGGTACGAAAGGAATGGTGCCTCCGGCTCCTCACTCTGACCCAAAAAAGTATAATGATTACTATACCTACAACTTCAATGTTCCATCTGACCTGGTTCATGAGTTGACATTAGACCGGAATAATCTGGATAAATACATCAAACCTGTTGCCGGAGCCGATCGTCTGACTTTTCAGACCGTAAAAGAAGGAATTCGGTTAGAACCTCTTTACCGCGTCCATCGTCAGCGTTATGTGGTGTATTGGGATTTAAAATGA
- a CDS encoding T9SS type A sorting domain-containing protein has translation MRFNSIIKKVSLLASLFSVFCLTDTQAQVNAPGQVWQWAIDVQGAVNANGQPRAYMWIPPNCTKVKAMMLAQNNMEELSILENQQFRDSLASIDMGEIWISPNFDLNFNFQNGAGEIYLQMAKDLASVSGYSELINVPVVPIGHSASANFPFAFAAWSNERTLCTVSVSGMAPYDFTNQFGQNFWCGRRVDYIPHLTCMGEFEGAGDYNNSTWTKIYNRIDTNQYTPFCFLPISGEYHFATSQRKTNFIAYFIKKAMQYRMAEPATDSKLAVLNQINPMTTGWRVDRWQKDMLPRYAPAPVASYTGIRRESYWCFDQDMALRIEDFKSTYFRKTPCLIAYNQSTTPGVVGTKVPQTNNHVQCTLSFIPLNDSLDFELSSSFLDSIPAVSGRCAGWMSTTNPSTGVVTNGTVGARIGHPADNSLSVIDRELGPIAKLGVDPATGITKFRMSMERGLGTGLTNYQQYWIFSVAHPGDATYKASVLQADMSVNVYNTSGLAQTITFPQIANVANVSAGPVTLNATSSMGMPVQYFIEEGPAQLQGNKVVFTKIPKSAKYPVKVTVTAWQWGRNAALATRLGASQVQTAPQVKNTFYILSNVQPVIDLNKIEATLVNSSLVNVSWKTNTEVNTSSFVVEKSPDNTTWVTLGTVTSAGAGSSYLYSDTNPVDGINYYRLKVISSDESYVYSEVVSVSKGIATSIKKPATEVLSLVKVGNVIEVTGAKPNAEMTLSLTDASGKVLFIKQEVASSLGTAQVKLPILATGVYMVNVNSDKKAKTLKIVND, from the coding sequence ACAGGTGAACGCTCCGGGTCAGGTATGGCAATGGGCTATAGATGTACAGGGTGCTGTAAATGCGAATGGGCAACCGCGTGCATATATGTGGATTCCTCCTAATTGTACCAAAGTTAAAGCGATGATGCTTGCCCAAAATAATATGGAAGAACTTTCAATTCTTGAAAATCAGCAATTCCGGGATTCTCTGGCATCTATTGATATGGGGGAAATCTGGATATCACCCAATTTTGACCTGAACTTCAACTTCCAGAACGGTGCCGGAGAGATTTATCTACAGATGGCAAAGGATTTGGCAAGTGTCTCCGGATATTCGGAGTTGATAAACGTGCCTGTTGTACCTATAGGACACTCAGCCTCAGCAAATTTCCCATTTGCATTTGCAGCCTGGAGCAATGAGCGTACTTTATGTACAGTGTCGGTAAGCGGTATGGCCCCGTATGATTTTACGAATCAGTTTGGCCAAAACTTTTGGTGCGGTCGTCGGGTGGATTATATTCCCCATTTGACCTGTATGGGTGAGTTCGAAGGTGCAGGTGATTACAATAATTCTACCTGGACAAAGATTTATAACCGCATTGATACGAATCAATATACTCCATTCTGCTTTCTTCCTATATCAGGGGAATATCATTTTGCTACTTCACAACGGAAAACCAATTTCATTGCCTACTTCATCAAAAAAGCGATGCAATACCGTATGGCAGAACCGGCTACAGACTCTAAGTTAGCTGTATTAAATCAGATAAACCCCATGACTACCGGATGGCGTGTGGACAGATGGCAAAAGGATATGCTTCCCCGTTACGCCCCAGCGCCGGTTGCTTCATATACCGGCATCAGACGTGAGTCATACTGGTGTTTTGATCAGGATATGGCATTGAGGATTGAGGATTTTAAAAGTACCTATTTTAGAAAAACACCTTGTTTGATAGCTTACAATCAAAGCACCACACCTGGTGTTGTTGGGACTAAAGTACCTCAGACTAATAATCACGTACAATGTACCCTTAGCTTTATTCCGCTGAATGATAGCCTTGATTTTGAATTGTCTTCTTCATTTCTGGATTCAATACCGGCAGTGAGTGGACGTTGTGCCGGATGGATGAGTACAACAAATCCTTCTACCGGAGTTGTAACCAATGGTACAGTTGGTGCCCGTATTGGTCATCCTGCTGACAACAGTTTGTCTGTTATTGATCGGGAATTAGGGCCGATTGCCAAACTGGGTGTCGATCCGGCTACCGGTATCACAAAATTCCGTATGAGCATGGAAAGAGGTCTGGGTACAGGACTCACCAATTATCAGCAATACTGGATCTTCTCGGTGGCTCATCCGGGGGATGCAACCTACAAAGCTTCGGTTTTGCAGGCCGATATGAGTGTGAATGTGTACAATACTTCAGGATTGGCACAAACCATTACCTTTCCGCAAATTGCAAATGTGGCAAATGTATCAGCCGGTCCGGTTACGCTGAATGCAACTTCCAGCATGGGAATGCCAGTGCAATACTTTATCGAGGAAGGACCGGCTCAATTGCAGGGAAATAAGGTCGTATTTACCAAAATCCCGAAAAGTGCGAAATATCCTGTAAAAGTAACTGTTACCGCCTGGCAATGGGGCCGAAATGCGGCATTGGCTACACGCCTTGGAGCTTCTCAGGTTCAGACAGCACCGCAGGTGAAAAATACGTTCTACATTTTGTCAAATGTTCAACCTGTTATTGATTTGAATAAAATCGAAGCAACATTGGTGAATTCGAGTCTGGTAAATGTTTCCTGGAAAACAAATACAGAGGTGAATACATCTTCATTTGTTGTTGAAAAGAGCCCGGATAATACTACCTGGGTAACTCTGGGTACGGTTACTTCAGCCGGTGCCGGTTCGTCCTACCTTTACAGCGATACGAATCCGGTGGATGGTATTAATTACTATCGCCTGAAAGTAATCAGCTCAGATGAGAGTTATGTATATTCTGAAGTGGTGTCTGTTTCAAAAGGCATTGCTACTTCCATAAAAAAGCCTGCGACTGAAGTCCTCAGTTTGGTAAAAGTAGGTAATGTCATCGAGGTTACAGGTGCAAAACCAAACGCTGAAATGACTTTGTCGTTGACAGATGCTTCGGGTAAAGTGTTATTTATCAAACAAGAAGTAGCTTCTTCATTAGGTACTGCACAAGTTAAGTTACCCATATTGGCTACGGGAGTCTATATGGTAAATGTGAATTCAGACAAAAAAGCCAAAACGTTGAAGATTGTAAACGACTAA